The following is a genomic window from Adhaeribacter radiodurans.
GGGCATGTTAGCCGCCGTAGAAACCTGGGTAAAACGCGACCACGACAAAGAGTACAAAACCTGGATGGGTTACCTGGACACCATTGCCAACCGGGTTAAAAAGATTGACGGCGTACAAACCACCATTAAAGAACCAACCGGTTTAGCTAACCACACACCTAGCCTAATCATTTCCTGGGACCCGGCTAAATTAAATATTATTGGGATTGAATTAGCCAACGAGCTATCCAGCACCAAACCCCGCATTGCCCTAAGTACCTACAACGGTAACCGCAACGGTACTCCCGATCCAAATGTAACAGGTCTATCCATTAGTTCCTGGATGATGCAACCAGGCAACGATAAAGTAGTGGCCGACCGGATTTATGACGTACTTGCCCGGAAACGCCCGCCGCGGGTTACTACCATGAAGTCGCCGAGCACTAATATTACCGGCCGCTGGGATGCTACTATTAACTTTTTTAATAGCCAGAGCCAGCACACGCTGTTCGTTGAAAAACAAGACGGCAATTGGTTGCAAGGTTCGCACAAAGGCGACTTTGATGTACGGGATATGTCTGGCACGTTAGAAGGCGATAAAGTAATTTTCCGAAGTATGTACCGGGCACCCGGCGATGGTATCAGTTTTACTTTCTCCGGCACCGTTGCCGGCGATACCATGTCCGGCGATATCCACATGGGCGAGTACCTGACGGCCAAATTTACCGCTAAAAAATACGTTTACCCCGATTCGCACCAAACCATATTCGTACCAATTGGTCCGCCTTTATCTAGCTAAGCAATAAAGTAAATCTTTAATTGTGACTGAGGTAAATTGCAAAGTAAAGTTGTCCTTCAGGAGGAAACTATTTAACTACGTAGCTAAATAGTTTCCTTCTGAAGGACAGAAACAGAGGGCTGTTCTCCTACTTCAACTGCATTTACCTTAATGCTTAATTATTTGATATTTCTGCTTCAAAGAGGAATTAAGTAGTTGAATTTCTACCTTCTTCTTTTAAGCTTTTGGAAGTTTTTAGGAAGTAAAATTTAAGCTCTTCCTGTAAATACTCTGGAAGTTTATTTAACCAATATCTGACAATATTGCGAAAAGAAAATTCGGGAAAGTGCCTTAAGAAATAAATAGCCGAAGCATTTACTCCATTTAATAATTACCCTTAAAAGCGCCTCTATCTGCTAAATAAACCTTATATTAGTAATTGCCGGATTTTAAATTTAGCATCAGCTAAAAAGTTTACCATTATAAATGCTTAAACCAACCTTAACCAAGTATTTAGTAGCCGCTAGTATCTGTATTTGTGGGCTAACTTCTTATATTTCTGTAACTGATACCTCGGCCTTTTTACAGGACGGAGGAAGATGGGTAGCGCCACCTACCGCCGACAAATTAAAAAGCCCGTACCCGGTAGAACCACTTACCTTAACCCAGGGCGAAGAATTATTTGTAATGTATTGTTCTCCTTGCCACGGCGAAAATGGCTACGGCGATGGCGCGGCCGGTGGTGCCATGGGAATAAAGCCGGCCAACTTCCATTCGCCGGTAGTACAAAAACAAAGCGATGGAGCCTTATTCTGGAAATTATCCGAAGGGCGGGGCAACATGCCACCTTTTAAAGAATCCTTATCCGAAGAACAAAGATGGCAATTAGTAGCCTACCTGCGTAAATTAGGCGAAACCGTAGATAACACAGCGGCAGGTGCTCCAACTTCTAAACCAACCGCACAACCCAATACAACTCCGGCAAAACCATCTCCGGAGACGAAGACTGCCGCAACGCCTACTAAATCGCCGGAACCGAAGCAAAATATTTCTCCTTCTGCTCCACCTGCTTCTACAACCGCTAATACTCCTGCGGCTGAAGCGACTAAAGCCGGGCCTGAAATTAAAACACCCACTTCCTTACGGCCCGATATAAAAGTATCGCACGTAATGAAAATTGGACCATCGGCTATTCGTTTATTCCGCCACCCGCAAACCGGCGAATTCTGGTATAACACTTTTGAAGGCGACGTTTATAGAATTATTAATATTGATAAAAAAGATGCCCGCACGCAAAAAATATTTACCGCAGCGGAGCATGGTATTATCCGTTTACAAGGAGCCGTTTTCCATAACAACAGCTTGTTTTTGTGCGGCAATACCAGCGTAAATAACGGCAAAGGCACTACCGGCCGCATGGTACGCTACGATTTAGGTACCGGCAGAAAACCTACAATGACCGAAGTATTTAACACCGTAGAATACGGCACTAACGCTACCACCTTCGACCACGGCTGGAATGCTTTGGAAGTAAGTCCGGATGGAAAATTTATTTACGTAAATACCGGGGCTCGTACCGACCATGGCGAAGTACAGGATAACCGGGGAGCCTACCCCAATGCCCGCGACAACGCTTTAACCGCTAAAATTTACCGTTTCCCAATTAATGCGAAGAATTTGCTATTACCTGATGACGTGCAAAAGCTAAAAGCTGATGGCTATTTATTTGCCGAAGGTGTACGAAATGTTTTTGACATGGCTTTTGACCCGAGCGGAAATTTATTTGGGGTATCCAACTCACCAGATTATGACGCGCCCGAAGATATGTTCTGGCTCCGGCAAGGTCATCATTATGGTTTTCCTTGGGTATTTGGCGGCATTGATAATCCGCAGCAATATCCGGGATGGAACCCTAGTCCCGAAACCGACCCGTTTATTAGTAAAAATGCCCACGCCTGGATTGTAAAATACTTCCACGACGATCCTACTTTTCCGAAACCTCCAACTGGAGTTAAGTTTACTCCAGGGGTCCAAAACTTAGGTCCGGCCGCCAACGAATACCGCGACATAGCCTCCGGCAAAGTTACCGATGGCGATTTAACCGGTCAGGCAGTTAGCACCTTTAATGCGCACAGCTCACCACTGGCTTTATTTTTTGATACCAAAAAAGTTTTATCCGAAGAATTTAGAGGCGATGGATTTGTAATGCGCTATACAGGTGGCGGCAGAGTTGGGGCCAATAACCTACTCCGGAAAGAAGGCAGAGACTTACTGCATTTAAAATTAACTTATGACCCGGCCACCGATAATTATTTTGTTAAAACCTACCGCCTCGTGGACAATTTTAATGCTCCGGTTGATGCGGTAATGGTTGGAAACGAAGTGTATATCATGGAATATGCCGGCCAATCCGACGCAAATATCTGGAAGATAACTTTACCGAAAAGCTCCAAAGCCAGCGCGCAAAATACGCCTAAAACTAAAAAGAAAGCTTAACTTTTAGACACAAGTAAAATTAGACACAAGAATCTAGATTCTAGACATTAATGAAGTAATGACTTCTCGATTTAGTAAAACTTATTGTTGATTAAAAGAAAAAGCACCCGGCAGGTTTAAAATCTGCCGGATGCCTTTTCTTTTAAAGGATAAATCATCTCGCTCTAAGCTTCTTTCGCTTATGCCGCAGAATTTATTTTCGAGCCTGCAAATACACTTACTATTTTATAAATTAGGTCACTAATCACTTATCAAAAGAAAGGCAATGTCTACACCTGAAGGAAAGACGTTTGGTGTATAGCAAACAACTTTTAAAATTTCATTTTGAGCTTCATTCATTTATTAAAGATTCAGGAAAGCCGTAGTTAAATGCAATGATACCAGTTTGGCTGTTGAGAGCCTTTTAGCGTTCCGGTGCTGCAAAGCAGCATGGCGCAACGGAGTGAGCCAAGGTTCGCTAAACCGCCCGAAACAGCTAAACGAGGTCTGCCGGCCACGAGGCAAACTCAGCCGATTCAAACCGCATCAGCGCTGCCAACTGGAGACTGGCACAGGCTCCAGGTAAGAAAAGTAAATTAGTAAAATCAAAAAGAGCCGGTATAACTTACCGGCTCTTTTTGATTTTACTAATTTACTCTTTATCCCACCACACCCGCGTCGAAAATAAATCCGGGCCTTGATTCTTCACTGCCTCGGCGTAGTTCTCCGTATTTAAGCTGGCCTCGGATTGCGGATAAGGCAAGCGACGAGGAATCTGGCCACCCGTTTCGTTACCAGAGTAGTTGGTAGGAGTTAGCTTCGGGTAACCGGTACGGCGCCAGTTAGCGTACACCTCAATATTGTTCATGAAAAGCGAAGCCCATAATTGCGTATGGATTTGCTCCATCTGTTCGTCAAAGCTACCTCCCACGTAAGGATTAGCGACTAGGTAAGCAGCGTATTCTTCTTCGGTAACACTCATGCCGCCCGGGTACAAAGGCTGCATATCCATGGAAGCTTTTACCGCGGTTTCGTAGTGCGTTTTGGCATCGCCGGGCCCCCAACCCCGCAAAGCGGCTTCGGCTAAATACAACTCTACTTCGGCGTAACTTTGGAAAATGCTGGGAGTAGCGTTGTTGCCCACCGTATTTAAATTGATTTCGGAATACTCCGCCAGCATATCGTCCGTCCAGTTGGGGATAATAGTTTTGATAGTAGAATAATCGTAACCATTGGGTAAGCCTTTTTGCTTGCTCGGCTCAGTACTAGTGGGTAATTGCGTCGGGTCGGCGTTGCCGGGCCACAGTGTAATGTAAAACGGCAGGCGCGGGTCTTGGGTGGTTTTTAAATGTTCCACAAAAGTTTGGGCCATTTTGCCGTAGCCTTTTCCTTTGGCCGAAGGCGGTACGCCTTCCCCACCCCGCAACTCGCGGCCACTCCAGTAAAATTGTAGTGCCGTTCCATCGGTATGGTTCAGTTTGGCTAAATCGGCATTGCTCTGCATCACGCCGCCGGCAATGGCTTTCTTTACCCAGCTTTCGGCCATGCCCGCATCTACTTTGGTGAGACGCATGCCCAGGCGCAACATCAACGAATAAGCAAACTTCTTCCATTTATCAGTGTTGCCGGCATACAGAAAATCAGCGGCACCGTAAGATGGCTTGGCCGGGTCCAGGGCCAGTGCCGCTTCGTCCAGTTCTTTCAGCATATCGGCGTAAATAGCCGACTGAGGATCGTATTTGGGTTTGTACAGACCGTTAATATAACCCTGACCCGCTTCAAAGTAAGGCACATCGCCGTACATATCAGTAATGCGGTGCATGATGTACACCCGCCAGATACGGGCAATGTTGTACAAGTTACTCTGGGTCGGGTTGTCCTTAGTTAAATTTAAAATTTGAATATTTTCTTTTAGCTCCACGTTGTACCCAGCATTGAACAAACCATCGGAGTAACCAGCTTTGGCTAAATATTTATCGCCGGTCCATTGGTAAGGGTTGAGTGAAGCAAAAAACTGCATGAAAGCCCCGGAAAGCTTATCGTTGGGGTACAACGTATTATCGTCGCTGGCTCCGGCTGTCCGGATAATGTTGTAAGAAAATAAACTGCCCACCACCGGCTCAATGTAAGCGTTCGGGTTTTTGTTCATTTCTTCAAAACCATTATCGCAAGCCGTTAACAACAGGGCGCCTGCCACCATTATCTGCCGAACATGACGAAAGAAAGGTATTTGTATATTTTTCATATCGATTATTTTAAATAGAAAGAATACTAATTAACCAGTACAAAAAAGGTTAAAACCGCACGTGCAAGTTAACCCCGTAACTGCGGGTAGTAGGCACCCCAAAGTTTTCTAAACCCTGCGCGTTGGAGTTGTTGTAATTCGACTCCGGATCTACGTTAGGTACTTTGCTGTACAGCAACCACAAATTGCGGGCTACCAGCGACAAGCTAATGGATTGGAAAGGCGTTTTGGCCAGAATGGCTTGCGGTAAAGAATACCCGAACGTAAGCTGCCGCACTTTTACAAAACTGGCATCATACACAAACTGGTCCGTGATGGTATAAGCAATGCCTTGGTAATAATCCTGCGCCGGCACCACTTTCGAGAATTGGTCGCCGTTCTGGTCTACGCCGTTTACGGTTACGCCGGTTTCGCGCACGTTATTTTCCACGGTCCGTTTATCCAGGCCAAAATAAGTGCCGTAGGCATTGGTAGAGGCATATAATTTAGAACCAAACCGACCATCCAGTAAAAAGCTAAACGAGAAATTCTTGTAATTAAAATTGTTGGTTAAGCCAGTGGTTAAAGGCGGTACGCCGCGGCCCAAAGGCGTAATGGCACTTTGCATGGGCAAACCATTAGCCTTATTGTACACGATATTCCCGTTGGCATCCCGCTTCATTTGGAACCCGGCAATCATGCCAAAGGGCTGGCCTTCGTAATGGTAGATATACGCGTTTTCGGTGCGGGGGCGGGCACCCGGTAAAGCCAGACTAGTTAAGCCTTCGGCAATTTTAATTACCGTATTCTGATTGTAGGCCATATTGTAACTTACATCCCAGCTAAAACCTTTGGCCGATTTAATGGGCGTACCGGTTAAGAGCAACTCAATGCCCCGGTTGCGCATTTTTCCCACGTTTAACGACACGCTGTTATA
Proteins encoded in this region:
- a CDS encoding c-type cytochrome, producing the protein MLKPTLTKYLVAASICICGLTSYISVTDTSAFLQDGGRWVAPPTADKLKSPYPVEPLTLTQGEELFVMYCSPCHGENGYGDGAAGGAMGIKPANFHSPVVQKQSDGALFWKLSEGRGNMPPFKESLSEEQRWQLVAYLRKLGETVDNTAAGAPTSKPTAQPNTTPAKPSPETKTAATPTKSPEPKQNISPSAPPASTTANTPAAEATKAGPEIKTPTSLRPDIKVSHVMKIGPSAIRLFRHPQTGEFWYNTFEGDVYRIINIDKKDARTQKIFTAAEHGIIRLQGAVFHNNSLFLCGNTSVNNGKGTTGRMVRYDLGTGRKPTMTEVFNTVEYGTNATTFDHGWNALEVSPDGKFIYVNTGARTDHGEVQDNRGAYPNARDNALTAKIYRFPINAKNLLLPDDVQKLKADGYLFAEGVRNVFDMAFDPSGNLFGVSNSPDYDAPEDMFWLRQGHHYGFPWVFGGIDNPQQYPGWNPSPETDPFISKNAHAWIVKYFHDDPTFPKPPTGVKFTPGVQNLGPAANEYRDIASGKVTDGDLTGQAVSTFNAHSSPLALFFDTKKVLSEEFRGDGFVMRYTGGGRVGANNLLRKEGRDLLHLKLTYDPATDNYFVKTYRLVDNFNAPVDAVMVGNEVYIMEYAGQSDANIWKITLPKSSKASAQNTPKTKKKA
- a CDS encoding SusD/RagB family nutrient-binding outer membrane lipoprotein translates to MKNIQIPFFRHVRQIMVAGALLLTACDNGFEEMNKNPNAYIEPVVGSLFSYNIIRTAGASDDNTLYPNDKLSGAFMQFFASLNPYQWTGDKYLAKAGYSDGLFNAGYNVELKENIQILNLTKDNPTQSNLYNIARIWRVYIMHRITDMYGDVPYFEAGQGYINGLYKPKYDPQSAIYADMLKELDEAALALDPAKPSYGAADFLYAGNTDKWKKFAYSLMLRLGMRLTKVDAGMAESWVKKAIAGGVMQSNADLAKLNHTDGTALQFYWSGRELRGGEGVPPSAKGKGYGKMAQTFVEHLKTTQDPRLPFYITLWPGNADPTQLPTSTEPSKQKGLPNGYDYSTIKTIIPNWTDDMLAEYSEINLNTVGNNATPSIFQSYAEVELYLAEAALRGWGPGDAKTHYETAVKASMDMQPLYPGGMSVTEEEYAAYLVANPYVGGSFDEQMEQIHTQLWASLFMNNIEVYANWRRTGYPKLTPTNYSGNETGGQIPRRLPYPQSEASLNTENYAEAVKNQGPDLFSTRVWWDKE